A single window of Malus sylvestris chromosome 5, drMalSylv7.2, whole genome shotgun sequence DNA harbors:
- the LOC126623706 gene encoding disease resistance protein RPV1-like isoform X6: MGLIGFIQVFNIIIIAIGTLLYMCCRSLTFSSSSSAADSDVSAADSAVDSTVVAADDAADIPRRREKYDVFISFRGEDTRNTFTSHLHAALQQKNIETYIDNRLKRGEAIGPALLKAIKKSTLWVIIFSQKYASSTWCLEELVHILKCNDRGQSVIPIFYHTHASDVRKQKGSYEVAFAEHQKRVKDSIDKVPEWKEALTNAANIAGFHHSENTGTDADLVKKVVEHIWTKLCRESSCNLKGLVGIESRIEQIESLLGIHSTDACITVGIWGMGGIGKTTLAQAVFHKLSSKFKGGCFLVNVREREQKDGLEHLQNTLVREIFKEQNLSIGSTLVRDRLSHTKVLIVLDDVSSSMQMESLAGERLQYGTGSRIIITSRDKGTLRQTVEEEKIYEVKGLNPDDALELFCLFAFKNNSTCRTDYKELVEKAVHYAGHVPLALIVLGSLFFNRKSKEDWEDEFNKLKRFPSVDIQKVLRISYDGLGENEKEIFLDIACFHKGGYVDVVKRMLDVRGFFAKTGITILIDLSLISKDSKWGRETIEMHDLLQEMGRTIVQEQCSEDPGKRKRLFTDEDVYRVLKSNTETPIVQAILVDWHKIEERSLKRADFKVMSNLKMLIVDNFQIFDHNRDCKLNMSLDLPDSLRYIYWPEYPLESLSANFSPENLVELHMPYSRVKKLWKEDQRLVNLEVIDVAWSKNLIEVPNLSRSPKIVHIDLPGCDKLVEIPRYFRDLDKLIHIDLGHCTSLKYLSEMAGNIKYLNLEGSGIKELPESVWSNEHISYLDISHCKDLQKLPSNKCNLKVSGCFKVDGCTSLGEFSELPRDISKLSLVGCKRLVSLPTNICKLKCLEELNLSECSKLQNFPEILEPMEHLKSLNLSSTAIEELHSSIEFFPALKRLTLSHCQRLSSIPKSICKLKYLEKLNLSCCSKLENFPEILEPMKHLEYLNLSETSVQELHSSIEFLPALKNIELKDCKRFSSIPKSICKLKYLEELDLSCCSKLENFPEILEPMEHLKSLNLSATMVEELHSSIKFLPVLKKVKLGGCKRLSSIPKSICKLKYLEELDLSYCYELENFPEILEPMEHLEFLNLSGTAVEELHSSIEFLSALKEIRLRDCRRLSSIPKSICKLKYLEELDLSCCSKLENFPEILEPMKHLKSLNLSATMVKELHSSIKFLPALKKVKLRGCERLSSIPKSICKLKYLEGLDLSRCFELENFPEILEPMEHLGSLNLSGTTVEELHSSIEFLPALKEIRLGDCKRLSSIPKSICKLKYLEELNLSCCSKLENFPVIFEPMEHLKSLNLRGTAIKELHSSIKFLPALKKIELEGCKRLSSIPSSICKLKYLEELNLSCCFELENFPEILEPMEHLKSLNLSGTAVKELPLSIEFLPALTYIQLCGCKRLSSIPTSICKLKYLKELDLSYCSELESFPEILEPMEHLGSLNLSGTTVEELHSSIEFLPALKEIRLRDCKRLSSIPKSICKLKYLEELDLSCCSQLENFPENLEPMEHLKSLNLSGTIVTELHSLIKFLPVLKRIQLRGCERLSSIPKNICKFKYLEELDLSYCSQLENFPEILEPMEHLKSLNFSGTAVKELHSLIKFLPALKRIQLRGCERLSSIPKSICKLKYLEELDLSCCSELENFPEIMEPMEHLKFLNLSGTAVQELHSSIKFLPALRRIQLRACQSLSIMPKNICKLKYLVELDLSYCFQLENFPEFLELMEHLKSLNLSGTAVKKLPSSIEFLLGLKIIQLQGCKRLSSIPKNICKLKYLEELNLSCCSELENFPEILEPMEHLKSLNLSGTAVKELPLSIEFLPALTYIQLCGCKKLSSIPKSICKLKYLKELDLSYCSELESFPEIMEPMEHLKFLNLSGTAVQELHSSIEFLLALKEIQLQDCKRLSSIPKSICKLKYLEKLDLSCCSKLENFPEILEPMEHLKSLNLSETTVKELHSSIEFLPALKEIRLGDCKRLPSSQEQIDDLIKAYNYHTKHL, encoded by the exons atggggttGATTGGGTtcattcaagttttcaacatcatcatcatcgcCATTGGGACTCTGTTGTACATGTGCTGCAGATCATTAACattttcttcttcgtcttctgcGGCAGATTCTGATGTTTCTGCTGCTGATTCTGCCGTTGATTCTACTGTTGTTGCTGCTGATGATGCTGCTGATATCCCCCGCCGTCGAGAAAAGTATGACGTGTTTATCAGCTTCCGAGGTGAGGACACCCGCAATACATTTACCAGCCATCTTCATGCTGCCCTACAGCAGAAGAACATTGAAACCTACATAGATAACAGACTTAAGAGAGGAGAAGCGATCGGACCTGCTCTTCTAAAGGCAATCAAGAAATCGACGCTTTGGGTGATCATTTTCTCACAAAAGTATGCTTCTTCCACATGGTGTTTGGAAGAACTAGTGCATATACTCAAATGCAACGACAGAGGCCAGTCTGTGATACCCATTTTTTACCATACCCATGCATCGGATGTACGAAAACAAAAAGGGAGTTATGAGGTTGCATTTGCTGAACACCAAAAACGTGTCAAGGACAGTATCGACAAGGTGCCCGAGTGGAAGGAGGCTTTGACTAATGCAGCCAATATAGCTGGgtttcaccattctgaaaacACAGG GACGGATGCCGATTTAGTCAAGAAAGTTGTTGAGCATATTTGGACCAAATTGTGTCGCGAATCATCGTGCAATTTAAAGGGCCTTGTTGGAATTGAAAGTCGCATCGAGCAAATCGAATCGCTGTTAGGCATTCATTCAACGGACGCTTGCATCACTGTAGGTATTTGGGGAATGGGTGGTATTGGCAAGACCACCCTTGCTCAAGCCGTATTTCACAAACTCTCTTCTAAATTCAAAGGCGGTTGTTTTCTTGTAAATGTTAGGGAGAGAGAACAAAAAGATGGGCTAGAACACTTGCAAAATACACTTGTCCGTGAGATATTCAAGGAACAAAATTTATCCATAGGATCAACTCTTGTTCGAGATAGGCTCAGCCATACAAAGGtcctcattgttcttgatgatgtgaGTAGTTCAATGCAAATGGAAAGTCTAGCGGGCGAGCGTCTTCAGTATGGCACTGGAAGTAGAATCATTATCACAAGTAGAGACAAGGGCACACTTAGGCAAACTGTTGAAGAGGAAAAGATCTACGAGGTTAAGGGATTAAATCCGGATGATGCTCTTGAgctcttttgtttgtttgctttcaAGAATAACAGTACTTGTAGAACAGATTATAAGGAGTTGGTGGAAAAGGCCGTGCATTATGCTGGACACGTTCCTTTAGCTCTTATAGTTTTGGGGTCCTTGTTCTTCAATCGCAAGAGCAAAGAAGACTGGGAAGATGAATTCAACAAATTAAAACGATTTCCCAGTGTAGATATCCAGAAAGTGTTGAGAATAAGTTATGATGGATTgggagaaaatgagaaggagatatTTCTGGATATAGCATGTTTTCATAAAGGGGGGTATGTGGATGTGGTAAAACGAATGTTAGATGTTCGTGGATTCTTTGCGAAAACCGGAATTACAATTCTCATTGATTTGTCTCTCATATCAAAGGATTCAAAATGGGGAAGGGAAACCATAGAGATGCATGATTTGCTACAAGAAATGGGAAGGACAATTGTTCAGGAACAATGTAGTGAAGATCCTGGTAAACGGAAAAGGTTGTTCACTGATGAGGATGTATATCGTGTACTGAAGAGTAATACG GAAACTCCAATTGTTCAAGCCATATTGGTTGATTGGCATAAGATTGAAGAGCGATCATTGAAACGTGCAGACTTCAAAGTGATGTCTAACCTAAAAATGCTAATTGTGgataattttcaaatatttgatcACAACAGAGACTGCAAATTAAACATGTCTCTAGATCTTCCTGATTCTCTTCGTTATATTTACTGGCCTGAATATCCATTGGAATCTTTGTCGGCAAACTTTTCTCCAGAAAATCTTGTTGAGCTTCATATGCCATATAGCAGAGTTAAGAAGCTTTGGAAAGAAGACCAG AGACTTGTGAACTTAGAAGTGATTGATGTGGCGTGGTCTAAAAATCTAATTGAAGTTCCAAATCTCTCTAGAAGTCCAAAAATTGTGCACATAGATCTTCCTGGCTGTGACAAATTGGTTGAAATTCCTCGATATTTTCGAGATCTTGACAAGCTTATTCATATTGATCTTGGACACTGCACCAGCCTCAAGTATCTTTCAGAGATGGCAGGAAATATTAAATACTTAAATTTAGAAGGCAGTGGTATAAAGGAGTTGCCTGAATCAGTTTGGTCTAACGAACATATTTCTTACTTGGATATAAGTCACTGCAAAGACCTTCAGAAACTTCCAAGCAACAAGTGTAACTTGAAAGTCTCTGGTTGTTTTAAAGTAGATGGCTGCACATCTCTTGGTGAGTTTTCTGAGCTTCCCAGGGATATAAGTAAATTATCATTGGTTGGTTGCAAGAGACTTGTGAGTCTACCAACCAACATTTGTAAGTTGAAATGTCTAGAGGAACTCAATCTTTCTGAGTGCTCTAAACTTCAAAACTTCCCAGAGATCTTGGAGCCAATGGAACATTTGAAGTCCTTAAATTTAAGTTCAACAGCGATTGAAGAGCTACACTCATCAATCGAGTTTTTCCCTGCACTCAAAAGACTTACATTAAGTCATTGCCAAAGGCTTTCGAGTATCCCAAAGAGCATTTGTAAGTTGAAATATCTCGAGAAACTCAATCTCTCTTGTTGCTCTAAACTTGAAAACTTCCCAGAGATCTTGGAGCCAATGAAACATTTGGAGTACTTAAATTTAAGTGAAACATCAGTTCAAGAGCTACACTCATCAATCGAGTTTCTCCCTGCTCTAAAAAATATTGAGCTAAAAG ATTGCAAAAGGTTTTCAAGTATCCCAAAGAGCATTTGTAAGTTGAAATATCTCGAGGAACTCGATCTCTCTTGTTGCTCTAAACTTGAAAACTTCCCAGAGATCTTAGAGCCAATGGAACATTTGAAGTCCTTAAATTTAAGTGCAACAATGGTTGAAGAGCTACACTCATCAATCAAGTTTCTCCCTGTGCTAAAAAAAGTTAAGCTAGGAGGTTGCAAAAGGCTTTCAAGTATCCCAAAGAGCATTTGTAAGTTGAAATATCTCGAGGAACTTGATCTCTCTTACTGCTATGAACTCGAAAACTTCCCAGAGATCTTGGAGCCAATGGAACATTTGGAGTTCTTAAATTTAAGTGGAACAGCGGTTGAAGAGCTACACTCATCAATCGAGTTTCTCTCTGCTCTCAAAGAAATTCGATTAAGAGATTGCAGAAGGCTTTCAAGTATCCCAAAGAGCATTTGTAAGTTGAAATATCTCGAGGAACTTGATCTCTCTTGCTGCTCTAAACTTGAAAACTTCCCAGAGATCTTGGAGCCAATGAAGCATTTGAAGTCCTTAAATTTAAGTGCAACAATGGTTAAAGAGCTACATTCATCAATCAAGTTTCTCCCTGCGCTCAAAAAAGTTAAGCTAAGAGGTTGCGAAAGGCTTTCAAGTATCCCAAAGAGCATTTGTAAGTTGAAATATCTCGAGGGACTCGATCTCTCTAGGTGCTTTGAACTTGAAAACTTCCCAGAGATCTTGGAGCCAATGGAACATTTGGGGTCCTTAAATTTAAGTGGAACAACAGTTGAAGAACTACACTCATCAATTGAGTTTCTCCCTGCTCTCAAAGAAATTCGACTAGGAGATTGCAAAAGGCTTtcaagtattccaaaaagcatTTGTAAGTTGAAATATCTTGAGGAACTCAATCTTTCTTGTTGCTCTAAACTTGAAAACTTCCCAGTGATCTTTGAGCCAATGGAACATTTAAAGTCCTTAAATTTAAGGGGAACAGCGATTAAAGAGCTACACTCATCAATCAAGTTTCTCCCCGCACTCAAAAAAATTGAGCTAGAAGGTTGCAAAAGGCTTTCAAGTATCCCAAGTAGCATTTGTAAATTGAAATATCTCGAGGAACTCAATCTCTCTTGTTGCTTTGAGCTAGAAAACTTCCCAGAGATTTTGGAGCCAATGGAACATTTGAAGTCCTTAAATTTAAGTGGAACAGCGGTTAAAGAGCTACCCTTATCAATCGAGTTTCTCCCTGCTCTCACATATATTCAACTATGTGGTTGCAAAAGGCTTTCAAGTATCCCAACGAGCATTTGTAAGTTGAAATATCTCAAGGAACTCGATCTCTCTTACTGTTCAGAACTTGAAAGCTTCCCAGAGATCTTGGAGCCAATGGAACATTTGGGGTCCTTAAATTTAAGTGGAACAACGGTTGAAGAACTACACTCATCAATTGAGTTTCTCCCTGCTCTCAAAGAAATTCGACTTAGAGATTGCAAAAGGCTTtcaagtattccaaaaagcatTTGTAAGTTGAAATATCTTGAGGAACTCGATCTCTCTTGTTGCTCTCAACTTGAAAACTTCCCAGAAAATTTGGAGCCAATGGAACATTTGAAATCCTTAAATTTGAGTGGAACAATAGTTACAGAGCTACACTCATTAATCAAGTTTCTCCCTGTGCTCAAAAGAATTCAACTACGTGGTTGCGAAAGGCTTTCAAGTATCCCAAAGAACATTTGTAAGTTCAAATATCTCGAGGAACTTGATCTCTCTTATTGCTCTCAGCTTGAAAACTTCCCAGAGATCTTGGAGCCAATGGAACATTTGAAGTCCTTAAATTTTAGTGGAACAGCAGTTAAAGAGTTACACTCATTAATCAAGTTTCTCCCTGCGCTCAAAAGAATTCAACTACGTGGTTGCGAAAGGCTTTCAAGTATCCCAAAGAGCATTTGTAAGCTGAAATATCTCGAGGAACTAGATCTCTCTTGCTGCTCTGAACTTGAAAACTTCCCAGAGATCATGGAGCCGATGGAACATTTGAAGTTCTTAAATTTAAGTGGAACAGCGGTTCAAGAGCTACACTCATCAATCAAGTTTCTCCCTGCGCTCAGAAGAATTCAACTACGAGCTTGCCAAAGTCTTTCAATTATGCCAAAGAACATTTGCAAGTTGAAATATCTTGTGGAACTCGATCTCTCTTATTGCTTTCAGCTTGAAAACTTCCCCGAGTTCTTGGAGCTAATGGAACATTTGAAGTCCTTAAATTTAAGTGGAACAGCTGTTAAAAAGCTACCCTCATCAATTGAGTTTCTGCTTGGGCTCAAAATAATTCAACTCCAAGGTTGCAAAAGGCTTTCAAGTATCCCAAAGAACATTTGTAAGTTGAAATATCTCGAGGAACTCAATCTCTCTTGTTGCTCTGAACTAGAAAACTTCCCAGAGATTTTGGAGCCAATGGAACATTTGAAGTCCTTAAATTTAAGTGGAACAGCGGTTAAAGAGCTACCCTTATCAATCGAGTTTCTCCCTGCTCTCACATATATTCAACTATGTGGTTGCAAAAAGCTTTCAAGTATCCCAAAGAGCATTTGTAAGTTGAAATATCTCAAGGAACTCGATCTCTCTTACTGTTCAGAACTTGAAAGCTTCCCAGAGATCATGGAGCCGATGGAACATTTGAAGTTCTTAAATTTAAGTGGAACAGCGGTTCAAGAGCTACACTCATCAATCGAGTTTCTCCTTGCTCTCAAAGAAATTCAACTACAAGATTGCAAAAGGCTTTCAAGTATTCCAAAGAGCATTTGTAAGTTGAAATATCTCGAGAAACTTGATCTCTCCTGCTGCTCTAAACTTGAAAACTTTCCAGAGATCTTGGAGCCAATGGAACATTTGAAGTCCTTAAATTTAAGTGAAACAACGGTTAAAGAGCTACACTCATCAATCGAGTTTCTCCCTGCTCTCAAAGAAATTCGACTAGGAGATTGCAAAAGGCTTCCAAGTAGCCAAGAGCAGATTGATGACTTGATAAAGGCTTACAACTATCACACAAAGCATTTGTAA